In the Artemia franciscana chromosome 1, ASM3288406v1, whole genome shotgun sequence genome, one interval contains:
- the LOC136032104 gene encoding heat shock protein 60A-like isoform X2, with protein MHRLSSILRQTVSKPSHSISRYYAKDVRFGGEVRAAMLQGVDVLADAVAVTMGPKGRNVIIEQSWGSPKITKDGVTVAKAIELKDKFQNIGAKLVQDVANNTNEEAGDGTTAATVLARAIAKEGFEKISKGANPVEIRKGVMMAVETVVNHLKTMSRTVSTPEEIAQVATISANGDTSVGQLISDAMKKVGKDGVITVKDGKTLVDELEVIEGMKFDRGYISPYFINTTKGAKVEYQDALILFSEKKISSIQSIIPALELANSHRKPLVIIAEDVDGEALTTLVVNRLKIGLQVVAVKAPGFGDNRKATLQDMAMATGGIVFGDEANMLKLEDVQIQDLGEVGEVTITKDDSMLLKGKGRKEDIDRRVDQLRDQIDSTTSEYEKEKLQERLARLASGVAVLKVGGSSEVEVGEKKDRVNDALCATRAAVEEGIVPGGGTALLRCLPALDKINPANEDQKVGIEIIRRSLKMPCMTIAKNAGVDASVVVSKILESPEEVGYDAMLGEYVNMIERGIIDPTKVVRTALTDASGVASLLTTAEAVITEVPKEEKADMGGMGGMGGMGGMGGMGGMM; from the exons ATGCATCGTTTGTCTAGTATTCTTCGCCAAACTGTTTCCAAGCCCTCCCATTCAATATCTAGATACTATGCCAAAGATGTCAGGTTTGGTGGAGAGGTCAGAGCTGCTATGCTTCAAGGTGTTGATGTTCTAGCTGATGCAGTAGCAGTAACCATGGGGCCAAAG GGACGTAATGTTATCATCGAACAATCTTGGGGTAGTCCTAAAATCACAAAAGATGGCGTAACAGTAGCCAAAGCTATTgaattaaaggacaaatttcaaaacattgGTGCTAAATTAGTCCAAGACGTTGCCAACAACACTAATGAAGAGGCTGGTGATGGAACCACTGCAGCTACAGTTTTAGCCAGGGCAATTGCCAAGGAAGGCTTTGAAAAAATCAGTAAGGGTGCCAATCCTGTTGAGATCAGGAAAG GAGTTATGATGGCAGTTGAAACAGTTGTGAACCACTTAAAAACGATGTCAAGGACAGTATCAACTCCCGAAGAAATTGCTCAGGTCGCAACTATATCCGCTAATGGTGATACTAGTGTTGGCCAACTGATCTCTGATGCAATGAAAAAAGTAGGGAAAGATGGTGTTATCACAGTTAAAGATGGCAAGACCCTAGTTGACGAATTAGAAGTCATCGAGGGAATGAAATTTGATCGAGGATATATTTCACCATACTTTATCAACACAACCAAAG GAGCTAAGGTTGAATATCAAGACGCCCTAATTTTATTCAGTGAGAAAAAGATCTCATCTATCCAGTCAATTATCCCAGCTTTGGAATTGGCCAATTCTCACAGGAAACCTCTTGTAATCATTGCAGAAGATGTGGACGGAGAAGCCCTTACAACGCTTGTTGTTAATAG aCTCAAAATTGGTCTTCAAGTTGTTGCGGTTAAAGCTCCTGGATTTGGTGATAATCGCAAAGCAACATTGCAAGATATGGCCATGGCTACGGGTGGCATTGTATTTGGTGATGAAGCTAATATGCTCAAGCTTGAAGATGTTCAGATCCAAGATCTCGGAGAAGTTGGCGAAGTCACTATCACAAAAGATGACAGCATGCTGCTAAAA GGCAAAGGCAGGAAAGAAGATATTGACCGTCGAGTAGACCAATTGCGAGACCAAATTGACTCGACCACGTCGGAATACGAAAAAGAAAAGTTGCAAGAACGTTTAGCAAGGCTTGCATCTGGTGTGGCTGTTTTGAAAGTAGGTGGTTCCAGTGAGGTTGAAGTAGGAGAAAAGAAAGACCGGGTTAATGATGCACTCTGTGCCACGCGTGCAGCTGTTGAGGAAGGCATTGTTCCAGGTGGTGGCACTGCTCTTCTTCGATGTCTTCCTGCTttagataaaattaaccctgCTAATGAAGATCAAAAAGTTG gcATTGAAATTATTCGACGATCTCTGAAAATGCCCTGTATGACCATCGCCAAGAATGCAGGAGTTGATGCTTCTGTCGTTGTCTCCAAAATTCTAGAATCACCCGAAGAGGTTGGCTATGATGCTATGCTTGGTGAATATGTTAACATGATTGAAAGAGGGATTATTGACCCCACTAAG
- the LOC136032104 gene encoding heat shock protein 60A-like isoform X1 → MQHNYNQKKEKSAENLFFSPRGFLLEISSTNKLYFNKMHRLSSILRQTVSKPSHSISRYYAKDVRFGGEVRAAMLQGVDVLADAVAVTMGPKGRNVIIEQSWGSPKITKDGVTVAKAIELKDKFQNIGAKLVQDVANNTNEEAGDGTTAATVLARAIAKEGFEKISKGANPVEIRKGVMMAVETVVNHLKTMSRTVSTPEEIAQVATISANGDTSVGQLISDAMKKVGKDGVITVKDGKTLVDELEVIEGMKFDRGYISPYFINTTKGAKVEYQDALILFSEKKISSIQSIIPALELANSHRKPLVIIAEDVDGEALTTLVVNRLKIGLQVVAVKAPGFGDNRKATLQDMAMATGGIVFGDEANMLKLEDVQIQDLGEVGEVTITKDDSMLLKGKGRKEDIDRRVDQLRDQIDSTTSEYEKEKLQERLARLASGVAVLKVGGSSEVEVGEKKDRVNDALCATRAAVEEGIVPGGGTALLRCLPALDKINPANEDQKVGIEIIRRSLKMPCMTIAKNAGVDASVVVSKILESPEEVGYDAMLGEYVNMIERGIIDPTKVVRTALTDASGVASLLTTAEAVITEVPKEEKADMGGMGGMGGMGGMGGMGGMM, encoded by the exons ATGCAACACAACTACAatcagaagaaagaaaaatcagctGAGAATCTGTTTTTCAGTCCGCGTGGTTTTCTTCTAGAAATTTCCAGCACCAATAAGTTAT ATTTTAACAAGATGCATCGTTTGTCTAGTATTCTTCGCCAAACTGTTTCCAAGCCCTCCCATTCAATATCTAGATACTATGCCAAAGATGTCAGGTTTGGTGGAGAGGTCAGAGCTGCTATGCTTCAAGGTGTTGATGTTCTAGCTGATGCAGTAGCAGTAACCATGGGGCCAAAG GGACGTAATGTTATCATCGAACAATCTTGGGGTAGTCCTAAAATCACAAAAGATGGCGTAACAGTAGCCAAAGCTATTgaattaaaggacaaatttcaaaacattgGTGCTAAATTAGTCCAAGACGTTGCCAACAACACTAATGAAGAGGCTGGTGATGGAACCACTGCAGCTACAGTTTTAGCCAGGGCAATTGCCAAGGAAGGCTTTGAAAAAATCAGTAAGGGTGCCAATCCTGTTGAGATCAGGAAAG GAGTTATGATGGCAGTTGAAACAGTTGTGAACCACTTAAAAACGATGTCAAGGACAGTATCAACTCCCGAAGAAATTGCTCAGGTCGCAACTATATCCGCTAATGGTGATACTAGTGTTGGCCAACTGATCTCTGATGCAATGAAAAAAGTAGGGAAAGATGGTGTTATCACAGTTAAAGATGGCAAGACCCTAGTTGACGAATTAGAAGTCATCGAGGGAATGAAATTTGATCGAGGATATATTTCACCATACTTTATCAACACAACCAAAG GAGCTAAGGTTGAATATCAAGACGCCCTAATTTTATTCAGTGAGAAAAAGATCTCATCTATCCAGTCAATTATCCCAGCTTTGGAATTGGCCAATTCTCACAGGAAACCTCTTGTAATCATTGCAGAAGATGTGGACGGAGAAGCCCTTACAACGCTTGTTGTTAATAG aCTCAAAATTGGTCTTCAAGTTGTTGCGGTTAAAGCTCCTGGATTTGGTGATAATCGCAAAGCAACATTGCAAGATATGGCCATGGCTACGGGTGGCATTGTATTTGGTGATGAAGCTAATATGCTCAAGCTTGAAGATGTTCAGATCCAAGATCTCGGAGAAGTTGGCGAAGTCACTATCACAAAAGATGACAGCATGCTGCTAAAA GGCAAAGGCAGGAAAGAAGATATTGACCGTCGAGTAGACCAATTGCGAGACCAAATTGACTCGACCACGTCGGAATACGAAAAAGAAAAGTTGCAAGAACGTTTAGCAAGGCTTGCATCTGGTGTGGCTGTTTTGAAAGTAGGTGGTTCCAGTGAGGTTGAAGTAGGAGAAAAGAAAGACCGGGTTAATGATGCACTCTGTGCCACGCGTGCAGCTGTTGAGGAAGGCATTGTTCCAGGTGGTGGCACTGCTCTTCTTCGATGTCTTCCTGCTttagataaaattaaccctgCTAATGAAGATCAAAAAGTTG gcATTGAAATTATTCGACGATCTCTGAAAATGCCCTGTATGACCATCGCCAAGAATGCAGGAGTTGATGCTTCTGTCGTTGTCTCCAAAATTCTAGAATCACCCGAAGAGGTTGGCTATGATGCTATGCTTGGTGAATATGTTAACATGATTGAAAGAGGGATTATTGACCCCACTAAG